One stretch of Candidatus Cloacimonas sp. DNA includes these proteins:
- a CDS encoding C25 family cysteine peptidase, with product MKKISFILLLVFTSALLMAASGTIKLQDNPAKVQLLEKSDTGLSIRYAVDEFQFKEINTKEGIFTELNAVNFTTTNITGLPALPLMRQLINVPLGATVSAGFISSSSKIINLTNQGIVYPLMPRQESVSKSADITQLPFEVNRDFYNNNTWTDYPSIKVTEIGMMRGTRIFAVDFVPVKYNPALQQIEVIYNAEVKVTFSGADYSATRELQAKTYSSAFTSVFTQTIINYDEPRSSLLRYPIGYVIILPDNFIAPMQPFIDWKKQEGYNVIVAPTSVTGNTASNIKTYMQNLWNAATTENPAPSYLLIVGDVAQVPSNSGSTGSHPTDLNYVRLQGTDYMPELYFGRFSATSVAEVTNQVNKTLMHEQYTMPSDAYLSEVVMIAGVDSYYSTTHANGQINYGTNNYFNTAHNITSHTYLYPSSGSSESAIVQNLSNGVGYANYTAHGDVTYWYDPNITISNVNSLQNTNKYSFVVGNCCLTSKFDDSICFAEAWLRATNKGAVIYIGGTNSTYWDEDYYWGVGYKPPIVGTGSPFVAGHTGAYDALFHDHNEPFADWAGNAGSMVFMGNMAVVQANSSRINYYWEIYSIMGDPSLVPYLGIPAQNAYTPPAQMFLGFSSMDIQTDPYSYVALSMNNELHGVGLADASGNLTLNYTPFTEPGIAKLVITRSLRKPLIANIEVIPNEGPYVTAGTLELNDGNNNIAEAGDNINISLLFNNVGIETAANLTATLTCDSPYITLNNAVVSLPEITSGSSINQANAFNISILPNVPDQHLANFVITVSNGEDSWETQRNLTINAPNVVFGNHTLFDSDSDGVYEPGETVTVSLSISNTGHMNVDGGTLTVILNSPYATLDYYSFIIPPLTAGNGIPIVLHLAINQDCPEDIVIPIGFAMDAGIQLLNHNIMIPVGIVGESFESGTFTALPWINNSTNPWIIVNGSTNVHFGNYAVKSGTTSNNNTTTLQISMDAAAEGNISFWRRVSSEANYDFLKFYIDNTETDSWSGEIGWSEVIYPVAAGNHTYKWTYSKDISQASGNDCAWLDDIRFPGMGILETALFYTSTSEIVFNNVLPEAVVTANFALRNLGNIAMQGFITTPGEFELSQNGSALPANFAYQIEAGQTATFTLTYAAGTTVTEIHTNLQITTNDPLHSTVLIPVNLNPVANEDNTEIPLVTALQKNYPNPFNPETTIRYSLSNNGPVKIQIYNIKGQLIRNLVNENKKAGNYTVIWNGKDEQGKSVSSGIYFYRMQSSKYSATQKMMLMK from the coding sequence ATGAAGAAGATTTCTTTCATACTCTTACTGGTATTTACTTCAGCATTATTAATGGCTGCAAGTGGAACCATCAAATTACAGGACAACCCGGCAAAAGTTCAATTGCTGGAAAAAAGTGACACCGGGCTTTCTATTCGGTATGCTGTGGATGAATTTCAATTTAAAGAAATCAACACCAAAGAAGGCATATTTACGGAACTCAATGCGGTAAATTTTACGACTACAAATATTACCGGTTTACCTGCTCTGCCTTTAATGCGACAACTGATAAATGTTCCTTTAGGGGCAACTGTTTCTGCCGGTTTTATCAGCAGCAGTTCCAAAATTATCAATTTAACAAATCAGGGGATTGTTTATCCTTTGATGCCGCGTCAGGAATCCGTTTCCAAATCGGCGGATATTACTCAATTACCTTTTGAAGTGAACAGGGATTTCTATAATAATAATACCTGGACCGATTATCCTTCTATAAAGGTGACAGAAATCGGAATGATGAGAGGTACCAGAATTTTTGCGGTTGATTTTGTACCTGTAAAATACAATCCCGCTCTCCAACAGATAGAGGTTATTTACAATGCGGAAGTGAAAGTTACTTTCAGCGGTGCGGATTATTCAGCTACGAGAGAATTACAGGCAAAAACATATTCTTCTGCTTTTACAAGTGTATTTACCCAAACAATTATTAATTACGATGAACCGCGTTCATCTTTACTGCGTTATCCTATTGGCTATGTAATTATTTTACCGGATAATTTTATAGCTCCGATGCAACCTTTTATTGACTGGAAAAAACAAGAGGGCTATAATGTGATTGTAGCTCCTACATCTGTAACAGGAAATACTGCCAGCAACATAAAAACCTATATGCAGAATTTATGGAATGCCGCTACAACGGAAAATCCTGCTCCTTCCTATCTTCTAATTGTAGGTGATGTTGCCCAGGTTCCTTCCAATAGTGGAAGCACAGGTTCTCATCCTACCGATCTTAATTATGTGCGTTTACAGGGAACTGATTATATGCCGGAACTGTATTTCGGCAGATTTTCCGCTACTTCTGTAGCTGAAGTTACCAATCAGGTTAATAAAACCCTGATGCATGAACAATACACTATGCCCAGCGATGCTTATTTAAGTGAAGTAGTTATGATTGCGGGTGTGGATAGCTATTACAGTACCACCCATGCAAATGGACAGATAAATTATGGAACAAATAATTATTTTAATACTGCTCATAATATTACAAGCCACACCTATCTTTATCCTTCATCCGGAAGTTCCGAATCGGCTATCGTTCAAAACCTGTCCAATGGCGTTGGCTATGCTAATTATACCGCTCATGGAGATGTAACTTACTGGTATGACCCCAATATCACGATTAGCAATGTAAACTCTTTGCAAAATACCAATAAATATAGTTTTGTAGTGGGAAATTGCTGCTTAACCAGTAAATTTGACGATTCAATATGCTTCGCGGAAGCTTGGCTACGGGCTACAAATAAAGGTGCTGTCATTTATATTGGCGGAACCAACAGCACTTATTGGGATGAGGATTATTATTGGGGAGTTGGTTATAAACCCCCGATAGTAGGAACTGGTTCTCCTTTTGTAGCAGGTCATACAGGCGCTTACGATGCTCTCTTTCATGACCATAATGAACCCTTTGCCGATTGGGCTGGAAATGCAGGCAGTATGGTTTTTATGGGAAATATGGCAGTTGTTCAAGCCAATAGCTCCCGGATCAATTATTACTGGGAAATTTATTCCATTATGGGTGATCCTTCTTTAGTTCCCTATCTGGGAATTCCGGCTCAAAATGCTTACACTCCTCCCGCACAAATGTTTTTAGGTTTTAGCAGTATGGATATTCAAACCGATCCTTACAGCTATGTAGCTCTTTCAATGAATAATGAATTGCATGGAGTTGGTTTAGCTGATGCCAGCGGTAATTTAACTTTGAATTATACTCCTTTTACTGAACCCGGAATAGCAAAACTTGTAATAACCCGTTCTTTGCGTAAGCCCTTAATTGCCAATATTGAAGTTATCCCCAATGAGGGACCCTATGTTACTGCCGGCACTTTGGAATTAAACGATGGAAATAATAATATCGCTGAAGCCGGTGATAACATAAATATCTCTTTGCTTTTCAATAATGTAGGCATTGAAACCGCCGCTAATTTAACTGCCACTTTAACCTGTGACAGCCCCTATATCACTTTAAATAATGCTGTTGTTTCCCTTCCCGAAATTACTTCCGGAAGCAGTATCAATCAAGCAAATGCATTTAATATCAGTATTTTGCCCAATGTTCCGGATCAGCATCTTGCCAATTTTGTGATTACTGTTAGCAATGGTGAAGATAGTTGGGAAACTCAACGCAATTTAACAATCAATGCTCCCAATGTCGTTTTCGGAAATCACACTTTGTTTGATAGCGATAGCGATGGAGTTTATGAACCGGGTGAAACGGTTACTGTTTCTCTATCTATTTCCAATACCGGGCATATGAATGTGGATGGAGGCACTTTAACGGTTATTCTCAATAGCCCTTATGCCACTTTGGATTATTATAGTTTTATCATCCCTCCACTTACCGCAGGAAATGGAATACCAATTGTCCTGCATTTGGCTATCAATCAGGATTGCCCGGAAGATATAGTTATACCTATCGGTTTTGCTATGGATGCTGGAATTCAGCTGTTGAATCATAATATTATGATCCCTGTAGGAATTGTAGGTGAGAGTTTTGAAAGCGGAACTTTTACGGCTCTACCGTGGATAAATAACAGCACCAATCCCTGGATTATTGTGAATGGCTCCACTAATGTGCATTTTGGTAATTATGCAGTAAAATCCGGAACTACATCTAATAATAATACTACTACTTTACAAATATCTATGGATGCAGCTGCCGAGGGAAACATTTCCTTCTGGCGTAGAGTTAGCAGTGAAGCAAATTATGATTTTCTAAAATTCTATATAGATAATACTGAAACGGATTCCTGGAGCGGTGAAATCGGTTGGTCGGAAGTAATTTATCCTGTAGCTGCCGGCAATCATACCTACAAATGGACCTATTCCAAGGATATATCTCAAGCATCAGGTAATGATTGTGCCTGGCTGGATGATATTCGTTTCCCCGGAATGGGAATTTTGGAAACGGCTCTATTCTATACTTCCACCTCAGAAATTGTCTTTAACAATGTTCTTCCTGAAGCTGTTGTAACTGCCAATTTTGCTTTGCGCAATTTGGGTAACATTGCTATGCAGGGATTTATTACTACTCCCGGGGAATTCGAACTAAGCCAGAACGGTAGTGCTTTGCCCGCTAACTTTGCCTATCAGATTGAAGCCGGGCAAACAGCAACCTTCACTTTAACTTACGCTGCCGGAACTACTGTAACGGAAATTCATACCAATCTGCAAATTACAACAAACGATCCACTGCATTCCACTGTTCTAATTCCTGTGAATCTAAACCCTGTTGCTAATGAAGATAATACTGAGATCCCTCTGGTAACGGCTCTGCAAAAGAACTATCCTAATCCTTTCAATCCTGAAACAACTATCCGCTATTCTTTAAGTAATAACGGACCTGTTAAAATTCAGATTTATAACATCAAGGGTCAGTTAATTCGCAACCTGGTGAATGAAAATAAGAAAGCGGGAAATTACACTGTTATCTGGAATGGCAAAGACGAACAGGGTAAAAGTGTTTCCAGCGGCATCTATTTTTACAGGATGCAAAGCAGTAAATATTCTGCTACTCAAAAAATGATGCTAATGAAATAA